The Candidatus Cloacimonadota bacterium region CAACAGCGCCTCTTCTTCCGGGTTTGATATGAAGCCCATTTCCACCAGGATTGCCGGCATAAAAGCTCCCCGCAACACATAAAAGTTCGCTTGTTTCACGCCCCGATCTTTGCCTTGCGAACCGGAAACCATGTTGCGTTGAACCAAGCTTGCCAAAGTGTTGCTGGATTCCAGATATTCCGTCTGGCTCATATCGCTGAGGATAAAATCCAACGCGTCATATTTCTTTTGCGCCTCAGCGCCTTCATACAGCTCCACCACCCCGTTTTCCAGGGCTTCCACGGCGCGGGAATCGGTTGTGGAACGTGTTGATAGATAATAGGTTTCGATGCCTTTCGCGCTTCGGTTTGTGGACGCGTTTGTGTGGATACTCACAAAAATATCCGCCTTCCTGTCCGTCGCGAATTTGGTGCGGCTGGAAAGCGACATATAGACGTCTTCCGAGCGCGTCATCAAAACCTCCACGCCCAATTCCTGCTGGAGCATGGTTCTCAAAAACAGGGCGACGCTTAGATTGAGGTCTTTTTCACGAACCTTGTTTTTCCCAACCGCGCCGGGGTCTTTCCCGCCGTGTCCAGGGTCCAAAACCACGCGCAACACACCTCTATCCTGGGGTGTGGGCATCTGCAAAACGTCATCAACGAGCTGGACAGTCGCCGGAAAATGTCGCGGAAGGCAGTTCTTGAAAAAATGAGCCGGGAGATAGTGTTCATCGCCATCCTGTAGAAACGGATATTGCATGTTGAACACGTTTTCCCCAAAGCTGTAAAAGGATGAATTCAACAGGAAATTGAACTGCTGTCCATTCAGCCAAAAATAGACGCGGTGGTCGCTATATTCGCTGTATTCCACCCGCGCAACGGTGTGTAAAAGCTTGTTAACCTCTTCCAGAGCAACATAGTCCCGGTTTTCCAGCCTCACCGTGGAAAGCTTTTTGGGCAGCTTTGTGGGCATTAAAAGAATGTTTACATCCGCCTCCAAAAGCCCGATGGCTAAAAGGCAGCCCATCAATATGGGCAGGATTTTGGTCAATTTATAATTCATAATCGGGTTTTCCTTGAAAACATGGGGATTCAGCCTCTCCCCCGCCCTCGGCTTCCTGAAGCAGAAACGCCTGTGGCAAAAGGGTTTCCAAATCACTGAACACACTGCCCAAACGGTTGGCGTAAAGAATCTGCATCCGGGGGTTGAATTCCGCCAAAACCTGTCGGCAAGCGCCACAAGGCGGGAAAATCTCATCAGAATCAACATAGATGGCAATGGCGGAAAAATCCCTGTTTCCGGCGTTGATGGCGTTGAAAACGGCGTTGCGCTCGGCGCAGATGGTCAATGAATAGGATGCGTTTTCCACGTTACATCCGGTGTGGATACTGCCGTCATCGCAAAGCAGGGCAGCGCCAACCCGATAGCCGGAATAGGGCGCGTAAGCCTGTTGAGCCGCGGTTTTGGCTCGCTCCAAAAGATAGTCAAAATCCATAATTATAAGCTCCCCAAAAGCGCCAGAATCAGGCCTCCGGCAATCACGGAACCGATTTGCCCGCCAACGTTAACGCTCACCGCTGGCATCAACAAAAAGTTGAAAGGGTCTTCTTCCTGACCCATTTGATGCACCACCCTTGCGGACATCGGAAACGCCGAAATCCCACAGGCGCCAATCATTGGGTTGATTTTTTGTTTGCGAAAAAGGTTCATGAATTTGGCAAAAAGAACACCACCAATGGTGTCAAAAATGAAGGCGACAAGTCCCAGCCCGAAAATCAACAGGGTTTGGGGCTTCAAAAACAACTTTCCGTTCATGGTGGAAGCGATGCTGATGCCCAGAAGGATGCTCACCAGGTTGGTCAGTTCGTTCCTTGCGGATTTCTCCAGCCCGCCCAAAACTCCGCATTCCCGCAGTAGATTCCCAAACATCAAAAACCCAATCAGCGCCACGGATGCCGGAACCAAAATCCCCGCAATCAGCGTGATGACGATGGGAAAGATGATTTTCACAGTTTGAGAAACCTCGCTTTCCTTATAATCCATGCGGATTTTGCGTTCTTCACGGGTGGTGAGCAGCCGAATCACCGGCGGTTGGATGATGGGCACCAAAGCCATGTAGGAATACGCCGCCACGGATATCGCCGGCAAAAGCTCCCGCGCGAAGCGGTTTGCCACATAAATGGACGTCGGACCGTCCGCCGCGCCGATGATGCCAATCGCTCCCGCCTGTTTGAGGTCGAATCCCAAAAGCGTTGCCAATGCGAATGTTACGAATATCCCAAACTGCGCCGCCGCCCCAAACAACAACATGGATGGCTGTTTCAACAGCGGCGTGAAATCAATCTGAGCCCCGATGCCAATGAAAATCAACAGCGGAAACAGTTCGGTGGCAATACCAGCGTCAAAAAGTATCTGCATCGGCCCATGTGGCCCCACAGCCGACGAAAACGGGATATTGGCCAAAATCGTGCCAAATCCAATCGGCAAAAGCAACGCCGGTTCATACTTTTTCGCGATGGCTAACCAAATCAGCACCAAGCCGATGAGAATCATCGCCCCTTGCTGCCAATGAAAAGCCAAAATTCCGCTAAATAACGATTGCATCAGGGTCTCCATCATTTTTCATTTGAAAATCCATCATTTCAACTCTGTTTGGTTTGTCAATGTAATGTCATCACCTTCATAACTAACTGAATACGTTAATGTTACAAAAAGCGAGTAACACAAACATCGATATTTTTTTCTTCCATCACACGGCTCA contains the following coding sequences:
- a CDS encoding sodium ion-translocating decarboxylase subunit beta, which translates into the protein MQSLFSGILAFHWQQGAMILIGLVLIWLAIAKKYEPALLLPIGFGTILANIPFSSAVGPHGPMQILFDAGIATELFPLLIFIGIGAQIDFTPLLKQPSMLLFGAAAQFGIFVTFALATLLGFDLKQAGAIGIIGAADGPTSIYVANRFARELLPAISVAAYSYMALVPIIQPPVIRLLTTREERKIRMDYKESEVSQTVKIIFPIVITLIAGILVPASVALIGFLMFGNLLRECGVLGGLEKSARNELTNLVSILLGISIASTMNGKLFLKPQTLLIFGLGLVAFIFDTIGGVLFAKFMNLFRKQKINPMIGACGISAFPMSARVVHQMGQEEDPFNFLLMPAVSVNVGGQIGSVIAGGLILALLGSL
- a CDS encoding N-acetylmuramoyl-L-alanine amidase, with amino-acid sequence MNYKLTKILPILMGCLLAIGLLEADVNILLMPTKLPKKLSTVRLENRDYVALEEVNKLLHTVARVEYSEYSDHRVYFWLNGQQFNFLLNSSFYSFGENVFNMQYPFLQDGDEHYLPAHFFKNCLPRHFPATVQLVDDVLQMPTPQDRGVLRVVLDPGHGGKDPGAVGKNKVREKDLNLSVALFLRTMLQQELGVEVLMTRSEDVYMSLSSRTKFATDRKADIFVSIHTNASTNRSAKGIETYYLSTRSTTDSRAVEALENGVVELYEGAEAQKKYDALDFILSDMSQTEYLESSNTLASLVQRNMVSGSQGKDRGVKQANFYVLRGAFMPAILVEMGFISNPEEEALLANPEYQERMARTIFEGIKRFKHNYDRVRKIG
- a CDS encoding cytidine deaminase; translation: MDFDYLLERAKTAAQQAYAPYSGYRVGAALLCDDGSIHTGCNVENASYSLTICAERNAVFNAINAGNRDFSAIAIYVDSDEIFPPCGACRQVLAEFNPRMQILYANRLGSVFSDLETLLPQAFLLQEAEGGGEAESPCFQGKPDYEL